Proteins from a single region of Pungitius pungitius chromosome 4, fPunPun2.1, whole genome shotgun sequence:
- the LOC119193963 gene encoding ZP domain-containing protein-like, whose translation MRCVVVEVKTNLVKTNVICTETTMTIELEKASLPGHHADHLRLNDATNTACRLKSNTTHIFAVIPLNDCGTDIEEDDTNLRFENAITTFDNAADVITRRHLLEVDFYCQYPKRGNVTQVFTAHRPILEVWDKGFGRFTYQFEFYPNDQYLTAIDPSTYPLVYVLGKRIFMQIEATSSINDTVLFVESCRATPYDNQNYQQTYSIIENGCKVDQTVEIHSNSHQRQFQFSMEAIKFIGSHDQVYISCTVLMCEAGSPNTRCFQGCINSTKQSSWPDAHHYRKRELIAQGQRHFVSQGPLRLGRSAQVNESPALQLNLNLVFIAGCLLAAVGMISAVVLYKARGSRVRYQPLSTFES comes from the exons ATGAGGTGTGTTGTGGTGGAGGTCAAGACGAACCTAG TTAAAACCAATGTGATCTGCACTGAGACCACGATGACAATAGAGCTTGAGAAAGCTTCTCTCCCTGGACACCATGCGGACCATCTGAGGCTCAACGACGCCACCAACACCGCCTGCAGGCTGAAGTCCAACACCACCCACATCTTCGCCGTCATCCCCCTCAACGATTGTGGCACCGACATCGAG GAAGATGACACTAACCTCAGGTTCGAGAACGCAATCACCACGTTTGACAACGCAGCCGACGTGATCACCAGGAGGCACCTGTTGGAGGTGGACTTTTACTGCCAGTACCCCAAACGTGGGAATGTGACGCAGGTCTTCACGGCACACAGACCCATACTCGAAGTGTGGGACAAGGGCTTTGGCAGGTTCACCTACCAGTTTGAGTTCTATCCTAACGACCAATATCTCACCGCCATCGATCCCAGCACATACCCGCTGGTGTATGTTCTGGGGAAAAGGATATTTATGCAGATCGAGGCCACCTCATCCATCAATGACACAGTGCTGTTCGTAGAGTCCTGCAGAGCTACGCCATATGACAACCAGAACTACCAGCAAACCTACTCCATCATCGAGAACGG GTGTAAAGTGGATCAGACTGTTGAAATCCACTCCAACTCCCACCAGAGACAATTCCAGTTCAGCATGGAGGCCATCAAGTTCATCGGATCTCACGATCAG GTGTACATCAGCTGCACGGTCCTGATGTGTGAAGCAGGAAGCCCCAACACCAGGTGCTTTCAGGGATGCATCAACTCCACAAAGCAGAGCAGTTGGCCTGATGCTCACCACTACAGGAAGAGAGAGCTCATCGCTCAAGGTCAAAGGCACTTTGTTTCCCAGGGTCCCTTGCGCCTGGGAAGATCAGCACAGGTCAATGAAAGCCCAG CGCTCCAGCTGAATCTGAACCTGGTCTTCATCGCCGGATGTCTCCTTGCAGCCGTTGGCATGATCAGCGCAGTGGTTTTGTACAAGGCCAGAGGGTCAAGGGTCAGATACCAACCTTTGTCAACGTTTGAAAGTTAA